A single region of the Salvelinus sp. IW2-2015 linkage group LG20, ASM291031v2, whole genome shotgun sequence genome encodes:
- the LOC111981709 gene encoding serine/arginine repetitive matrix protein 2 isoform X1 — translation MYNGIGLTTPRGSGTNGYVQRNLSSVRAKRPRDERGGERDEKDRERLESQLNRQPNAEILEHQRKRQLEVKCAELQDMMEEQGYSAEEIEEKVNSFRMMLQEKQEPPSAPTERTSATETHALAAANQQKNDRLKAAFGIATDYVDGSSFHPERKEREKEKREQEKLEREKQQQQKYALVEESEDSDSPARKQSRKKKRKKNKNRDSSESPSPSPRRVKKTKKKKKKRDGSEEKDDKDSSSDEKQASKKKRKRSENETLPQSKTRRHRSGSSSSAHSQSPAPLRERQKNQPVKRAEEGRKGPSPDRRERGREDGSPQRSGGRARSPRYPSSPERRPRADKEREKERLKDKEKEREKEREKVKPTRTRHDSSSPSPPRLEREKARRSRSGERDREKDRGKERTMLQRSRHDSSSSPSPPPKQLDTRKQRSGKKDKPQRRDSSLSPSPEREGARRGRSGEGERGKEKNVPPQAPADRERGRGSEKEGSPPSRKSDGGRGRNSSRDSTSPVPQSPLINGRQKEREHEGRRGKEGKPEERGKEGKPEERGKERKPEERGKERKPEERGKERKPEERGKERERELSKEREKQEEQRKRESEREKERERNRDGGRERERSGRLSSTQQHPSTCLSEDLRAERQGEGERRDREREKKRYAEEDNRRENRDRSLPDKEREKELERAKEREKEKPKAKESSSSSGSDSDSSSSSSDSSSSSSSSSSSSEGEKKKGTVVKSGPVKKAPPALISPPAVGAAFQKYLANGGRESASESDGQRATGREKERERTGGDRSMLSERENPPPAPQKAPVSQLPSAAERYPPTDREKERGKGQERYSPTEVESSSPPPSPPRRGAPQGGGERYSPTEVEREKEREGGVKSQARRAERYSPSEQEREWERRAPSPKAPAAAVVPRPSPPRRTPPRQYQDPPNRSPSPRRQATTRRASPPTRSPTRAYAPRRSRSRELEHNRERQRARDRGRDRSRDRGARRSRSRSPRRRSPFYRSRRSPSPVRQRRSSHSLSRERQRHQEREKNRELERAREKERQREKEQERRERQPLKEVPPPRRSPSSSSGSSSSSSPSPARERKETPVEKVMKPTVEKDRRGDREEREKVGDRGRKACSISSPLPSKETSPLPSQSEIRAHPKETRHSDPPRSRSPQALSHSETRVSLRDTSRTQSPAVLPSRGSAHPTDRPVRTENGVSEKGAKEKKKGKMGSPSSSSSSSSSSSSSSSSSDSSDSDAEHGKAGARIAAAHSSSSSSSSSSSSSESEKEDKKKSPARPHRVPADSLRDSRSLSYSPPRQRRPAHSPPTRRSGSRQSPSRSPSSRRRK, via the exons ATGTACAACGGCATTGGCCTGACCACGCCACGAGGCAGCGGCACCAACGGCTATGTGCAGCGCAACCTGTCGAGCGTGCGGGCAAAGCGTCCACGGGACGAGCGCGGCGGCGAGCGGGACGAGAAGGACCGTGAGAGGCTGGAGAGCCAGCTGAACCGCCAGCCCAACGCCGAGATCCTGGAACACCAGAGAAAGAGGCAACTGGAGGTCAAGTGTGCAGAGCTGCAGGACATGATGGAAGAGCAGGg GTACTCCGCTGAGGAGATTGAAGAGAAGGTGAACAGCTTCCGCATGATGCTGCAGGAGAAGCAGGAGCCACCTTCGGCCCCCACCGAGAGAACATC ggcgaCAGAGACTCACGCCCTGGCTGCAGCCAATCAGCAGAAGAACGACCGGCTGAAGGCGGCGTTCGGCATCGCCACGGACTATGTAGATGGCTCCTCCTTCCATCCGGAGCGCaaggagcgagagaaggagaagagggagcagGAGAAGCTGGAGAGGGAGAAGCAACAGCAGCAGAAATATGC GCTGGTAGAAGAGTCAGAGGACTCGGACTCCCCAGCCCGAAAACAGAGCCGCAAGAAGAAAAGGAAGAAAAACAAGaacagagacag TTCAGAgagcccttccccctctcctagACGggtgaaaaaaactaaaaagaagaaaaagaaaag GGACGGGTCGGAAGAAAAGGATGACAAAGATAG CTCCTCAGACGAGAAGCAGGCGTCTAAGAaaaaacgcaagagaagtgaaaaTGAGACTCTGCCCCAGAGTAAGACACGGCGCCATAGAAGTGGGTCCTCCAGCTCTGCTCACAG CCAATCCCCTGCCCcgctgagagagaggcagaagaacCAGCCTGtcaagagagcagaggaggggagaaaggggcCATCTCCAGACAGGAGGGAGCGTGGTCGCGAGGACGGGAGTCCACAGCGTTCGGGAGGCAGAGCG agaTCTCCCAGGTATCCCAGCTCCCCTGAACGCCGACCGAGGGCAGACAAGGAACGGGAGAAGGAGCGACTGAAggacaaagagaaagaaagagagaaggagcgtGAGAAAGTGAAGCCTACCAGAACAAGACAcgactcctcttccccctctcctcctcgacTGGAACGAGAGAAAGCCAGGCGCTCCAGAAGTGGAGAGAGGGATcgagagaaggatagaggaaaggagagaacaaTGCTGCAGAGGAGCAGACACGACTcttcttcatccccctctccacccccGAAACAACTGGACACCAGGAAACAGAGGAGCGGAAAGAAGGACAAACCACAAAGACGAGACTCTTCCTTGTCTCCATCtccagaaagagagggagcaaggagaggaaggagtggagagggggagcgagGAAAGGAAAAAAATGTCCCCCCCCAAGCCccagctgacagagagagggggagagggagtgagaaagaagGATCTCCCCCTAGTCGGAAAAGTGATGGCGGGAGAGGTAGAAACTCATCCCGCGACTCCACATCCCCTGTCCCTCAGTCACCTCTCATCAACGGACGACAGAAAGAAAGGGAGCacgagggaaggagggggaaagaggggaaaccggaggagagggggaaagaggggaaaccggaggagagggggaaagagaggaaaccggaggagagggggaaagagaggaaaccggaggagagggggaaagagaggaaaccggaggagagggggaaagagagggagagggaattaagcaaagagagggagaaacaagaGGAGCAGAGGAAGCGGGAGAGcgaaagggaaaaagagagggagcgaaaccgagatggagggagagagcgcgagaggtCCGGCAGACTGTCTTCTACCCAACAACATCCGTCTACCTGTTTGTCTGAAGACCTCCGCGCGGAGCGACagggtgagggggagaggagggacagagagagggagaaaaaaagataCGCGGAGGAGGACAACAGGCGGGAGAACAGAGACCGAAGCCTGCCGGATAAGGAGCGAGAGAAGGAATTGGAGAGGgcaaaggaaagagagaaggagaaaccaAAAGCGAAGgagagcagcagtagcagtggGAGTGACAGCGAcagctcttcctcatcctccgactcatcatcatcatcatcctcttcttcctcgtcctccgagggagagaagaaaaagggAACAGTGGTGAAGAGCGGCCCAGTGAAAAAAGCCCCCCCCGCTCTCATCTCCCCTCCCGCTGTAGGTGCTGCCTTCCAGAAGTATCTGGCCAATGGGGGCAGAGAGAGCGCTTCAGAGAGTGACGGACAGAGAGCTACCGGGAGAGAGAAGGAACgtgagagaacaggaggggacaGGTCCATGCTCTCTGAAAGGGAAAACCCGCCCCCTGCTCCCCAAAAAGCACCTGTCTCCCAACTCCCCTCTGCTGCAGAGCGCTACCcccccacagacagagagaaggagcgagggaAGGGACAGGAGAGGTACAGCCCCACTGAGGTAGAGAGCTCcagccctccaccctctcctcccagAAGAGGAGCCCCCCAAGGCGGAGGCGAGAGGTACTCCCCCACTGaagtggaaagagagaaggagagagagggaggggtgaagagCCAGGCCAGGAGGGCAGAGCGGTACAGCCCCtctgagcaggagagagagtgggagaggagggcgCCCTCCCCAAAAGCCCCCGCAGCAGCAGTTGTCCCGCG GCCCTCCCCCCCTCGCCGCACCCCCCCACGGCAGTACCAGGACCCCCCCAATCGCTCCCCCAGCCCTCGACGACAAGCCACCACCCGGAGAGCCTCGCCTCCTACCCGCTCCCCGACTCGCGCCTATGCACCACGGCGGAGCCGCAGCCGGGAGCTAGAGCACAaccgagagaggcagagagcgagggatagagggagagatcgTTCCAGAGACAGAGGAGCCAGGAGGAGCAGGTCGAGGAGTCCCAGAAGACGCAGTCCCTTCTACAG GTCCCGGCGATCCCCCTCTCCCGTTCGACAAAGGAGAAGCAGCCACTCGCTATCCAGAGAAAGGCAGAgacaccaggagagagagaagaatagagagctggagagagcgagggaaaaagAGCGGCAACGTGAAAAAGAGCAAGAGAGGCGAGAGCGCCAACCTCTTAAAGAGGTCCCCCCACCCCGtcgctctccctcttcctcttctggttcttcttcttcctcatccccctctccggcccgagagagaaaggagacgcCTGTAGAAAAGGTGATGAAACCAACGGTAGAGAAAGACCGAAGAGGTgatagagaggagcgagagaaagtgggagacagaggaaggaaggCTTGTTCCATCTCCTCACCGCTCCCCTCCAAGGAGACCAGTCCCcttcccagccaatcagaaatcaGAGCCCACCCCAAAGAAACACGGCACTCTGACCCGCCCCGCTCCAGGTCGCCACAGGCCCTCAGCCATTCAGAGACCAGAGTCTCTCTACGAGATACCTCGAGGACCCAATCACCTGCGGTGCTCCCCTCACGCGGCTCTGCCCACCCCACAGACCGACCAGTCAGGACTGAAAACGGTGTGAGCGAGAAGGGGgccaaagagaaaaagaaaggaaagatGGGCAGCCCcagctcatcatcatcatcttcttcctcctcctcgtcatctTCGTCTTCATCAGACAGTTCTGACTCTGATGCAGAGCACGGAAAAGC aggTGCCAGGATAGCGGCTGCCcatagctcttcctcctcctcgtcctcctcatcatcctcttctGAAAGCGAGAAGGAAGACAAGAAAAAGAG CCCGGCGCGACCTCACAGAGTGCCAGCTGATTCGCTGAGAGACTCGCGCTCCCTCAGCTACTCTCCACCCAGACAGAGGCGACCTGCACATTCCCCACCCACCCGCAG GAGTGGCAGCAGGCAGTCCCCAAGCCGATCTCCAAGCAGTAGGAGAAGAAAATGA